A single region of the Dunckerocampus dactyliophorus isolate RoL2022-P2 chromosome 3, RoL_Ddac_1.1, whole genome shotgun sequence genome encodes:
- the sult5a1 gene encoding sulfotransferase family 5A, member 1 produces MSRFEVTETFHGVAFPGHLHDQESLQRAVTFPFQDTDILIVSYPKSGTTWMQQMVTLISNRGDPHVSQTVPNWARAPWLEHHYSAELVQTLSRPRVMTTHLSHDMLGHTLQGSKAKVIYVSRNPKDTVVSFYHFHKMANFLPDGGSFQEFLNQFLEGTVQFGSWFDHFKGWTSQLGAMTNLLHVTYEEMSMNPHGAIKRVSSFLQCPLVEDEVNSCVRHCSFSSMKDNKMINYTLVSHDILDQSKGSFMRRGKVGDWRNMFTEEHNQQFDKVLLEKLKGCSIEFVWEEVEEKETHRETHH; encoded by the exons ATGTCCAGGTTCGAAGTCACAGAGACGTTTCATGGAGTAGCATTTCCTGGACACCTACACGACCAGGAGTCTTTGCAGCGAGCTGTCACATTTCCTTTTCAGGACACAGATATCCTCATTGTCTCATATCCAAAGTCAG GCACCACATGGATGCAGCAAATGGTAACACTAATCTCCAACAGAGGGGATCCACACGTGTCCCAAACGGTTCCAAACTGGGCTCGTGCTCCCTGGCTGGAACATCATTACAGTGCTGAGCTGGTCCAGACTTTAAGCCGACCTCGAGTTATGACCACACACCTGTCACATGACATGCTGGGCCATACCCTCCAGGGCTCCAAAGCCAAG GTAATTTATGTAAGCAGGAACCCAAAGGATACTGTGGTGTCtttttaccacttccacaaaaTGGCCAACTTCCTACCTGATGGTGGCTCCTTTCAAGAGTTTTTAAACCAATTTCTGGAGGGTACAG TGCAATTTGGATCCtggtttgatcattttaaaggaTGGACGAGCCAGTTAGGAGCCATGACTAATCTGCTTCATGTCACCTATGAAGAGATGTCAATG AATCCGCATGGTGCCATCAAGAGGGTGAGCTCTTTTCTCCAGTGCCCACTAGTTGAGGATGAGGTGAACAGCTGTGTGAGGCACTGCAGCTTCAGCAGCATGAAAGACAACAAGATGATCAACTACACTCTCGTTTCTCATGATATCTTGGACCAAAGCAAAGGCTCCTTCATGAGGAGGG GTAAGGTTGGCGACTGGAGGAACATGTTCACAGAGGAGCACAATCAACAGTTTGACAAGGTCCTGCTAGAGAAGTTGAAGGGTTGCTCTATTGAGTTTGTATGGGAAGAAGTGGAAGAAAAGGAGACTCATAGAGAAACACACCACTGA